Genomic DNA from Solanum dulcamara chromosome 4, daSolDulc1.2, whole genome shotgun sequence:
GAACTTTTTATAAAAGGACATGAAATTAAAACCAAATTTATGCACTTAACTTGTGAGTTCTTCATCAAcgtaaacataaaaaataaatttatcccCTTCAATTTTATAATCCAATTGTCAGAAATCAAAATCACCATTAAGTAATGATACTACCAATCATAAAGTTCAATACTCAATCAagatttcatcttcttcttttttttcaaggtTCGCCAATGTCATtataattaaatgaaaaatgACAACAAGCTGCGACAGAAACTTGTAACTGATTTCACGACTTGTGAATTAAATtttgctttttttctttttgaataaaatacAAATTAGTGTATCGGACAAGTAAGGTTTGTTCAAGTGGTTGAACATATCCATCATCAATCATTAAGTTGAGGATTCGAGTtacactaaaaaataaatagaaacacTATTAATCCTTCCGcggagttaaaaaaaaaaagagttaagTCACAAGTGGCTGGAATAAATCTCAATTAAAGGATGCAGTTGCATACTATTGAGCCGTCCATGTAAACCTTTTTACACAAATAAATTCTCAATAGATATATTTAATACTTTAAGAGGCCGTTTAATTTGATTGGGGACGAATTTATCTTGGAATTATAGTTTTTAGATTATAATCTCGGAACTAATTTATTTCACTTACAAatggaataaaataatatgtacCAAATTTGAGGTATAAATTTATCATGGAATTAATTAtacttttaataaaataagttataaatttaatttcaaacttAATTTTGAAATATCTCACCGTATTCATGAGTCAAACGATccatcataattcataacaatACTAGTTTATAAATTTGTAGATCCAAATCTTCGAAATCATTACCAACCAACTTTTTGTTAATTTGGATTTGTTGTGTATGAAACTTCTctttcaaatcatcaagtttTTAAAAGTCTTTGTAGGCTTGGTCCTCCTAATTCAATTTTGCAGTGAGGATAGATTAAATTCGAATTCACATTGAGAAGTCTAGGGTAAATTGTAAAGCGTTTTTaaacaaaagatattttatacttaTGATTCGAACCTGAgatctttaattaaaaagaaaagagtatTTTTATCATTCTACCATAATTCTTTATTTAAATTGTACGGGTCATTATATCTTTCGGACTCTTTCATTAAGTTATTGAATGTGTTTACAGAAATTTTAAGCCtagaaactttttttttacGTAAACTACAACTTAAAGGGCAAGGAGGTAGGACATTAGAAAATCACAATGATATCTAAAAGATCCAGattttctttaaattaataataatgttTGCTAATGCTGATTAGGCTCTtgcattttaattaatttatttttattctgtATTATGCCATAATAATATACTTAGGCATCATGTTTAATCATAGTTTGTCTTTTGTTTTAACATACACAAGTCTGCACGATGTATCGATCCAGGCCTAATCAAGTTTTATCATATTAAATTATGTGTCATGATCTGTGCTCACGTTCTTGTTCTTAATATAACAATATTAGTCAAATGCAATTGTATTAATTATCCAGATGGAATTTGCGATTATTGAGTTTTTGtctttcatcttcttttttattttaatcatatatgtATCAGGCTATTGCCTAATCACtaaaatcaaatttaaactattttaaaatttcagTGAAGTTACTCGAGATTTATTTTTGTAGCAGTGGAACCCGTGACacttctaatattttttaaaaaataataattcaaatgataatatttttgtaatCTTAGAACACTGCCTTTTTCTGTTCTTATTAAAgtgaaaactacacaaaatagatTCAATTTGTGAAATTATTTATCAGAAATGAACCTAATCCAATCTATTTAGGCTTAATGGACCAGCAGCCCAAACTATTTACCTGCTTACCTcactttcttctctttttatttcacgCATAATGTCAGCATGACGTCAGCATCACTACTATGAATTAATCCATTGTGATACTCTATCGATATATTGATGTCATATTGGTATCATATAATATTGAgcttaatcctctgtgatactctGTCGGTATATTAAAATTCTATCTGTatcatataatatttgatttttttaaaagaaataaataagaaacaattaagagaaaattacgAAAGGCAcaaatatttattaaactctaaattagttgaaaatatattttaataattttttttgtcttttgcaaattttaaaaaattgaaacttaCCTCAATGTTGGTGGTAtcagagaagaagaaaaaaaaaggttggCACTGACATCAACATAACGTCAGCGCgcgaatttaaaataaaaaaaggtataaaattaatgaaatttttaaaaataaatattttatttttttgggtatAAGTGTTCTTTTCCTTAATAATTATTGGATGGTAATTAATATCTTACAATGGATAtctcatcaatttttttttgtttgtgtcgGAACTCTTCAAAAGAATTAAATAATACTTTACATTTCTcaattgaaaattataaaaaacaaAACCATCATACTGAAACCTTATTTTGTCAGTAAATATGAGATGCATTGATCTTTTCTTAACATTATTTTTATCCTTATTGTAAGATTAATACATTGATCTTTTCCATTCTGACACTCGTATaaacttatttaattataattaggTTGTTTGTAAGTAGCATGTACCCTATTTTCCGTGCGATTAAGTAAATTTATTGTGACAATCCGGTATGATTTTTGAGTGATTTAACATAACAACctatattatgatttatgaaatatTATCTTGTCATTACTTGTATTGGTTTACTCTTCTTTGTTTGTGGCTTTGTTATCATATGATGATACGACATTATTTATGAATAATCCCATAAAAGATCTAGGTTGAATATAATATGAAATCGTACTGATTTGTCATgattataaattatatgatttttctcctttttttttaagtATTGCTTATGCTAGGGCTGTTCAAAATCGAATCGAAACCGATAAATCGAATTgaaaaaaagttattgattTATCGGTAATGGATTATTGATTCAGCAGTTTCGGtaatgatttaatttttttttattatcaggTTATTGATTCTTAACGGTTTAAGATTTTTTCTTAACAGATTAACTGATAACCCGATAgtaacttaataatttatatttattactattCCGTATATAAAATCCTtcacttagggtttagttttcatacttttatttcttgttgTTTCAAATTTTTTGTTGTTATACAATGTTTTACATTTGATTTTGAGCAAGGCGCAATTTATCAACTCATGTGCATGGTTCATTTGATTTGTCACACTGTCTCTAAGTGATTTTCAATGGGTTTTTTTAATCAAATCTTAACAGTTAAACCGATAACCGAACAGACAATGATCAATAAACGATAAATCAATAACTGATAAACTAATATCTTAATAATTCTATAATAATTTAACATGCCTATGAATCGATAACCGATAAATCAAACGGATAAACTTCAAAACCGATTAAACCGACTGATATGAAGCCCTATCTCATGCTACCTTGAAAAttgattatttaattagatCCTTCTCTCTCTATGGCATAAACGGTTGGATTCTTGTAATATTTTTGTGTAAACGAGAAGCTTATGAAGTCTCCTTGGAGCAACAAAGAAAATACTTATATCTGCAAATAGGGTTGTACATGTCAAATCAATAAATCGCaccaaatcgataaaccgaattaaataggaaaaaaagtttgactagtgatttggtttgacttggtttggtgtttgaaaaaaaaacccgaccattatagggttgatttgattttaactaaaaaaaagtcaaactgaATCCAAATCGATCCTATTAtaaatatactatttttaaattatgttatacataaaaatatttattaaaatgtaatttataaatattttttaaaaatttttcataatttttgttttctttcttacatttagatttggacttgagaagctcatctaaataatatacaaaaaaaagttcatcttataaagttaaaacttcaaacagtgtttctgcctccatcttatatgttgatatttcgtactagaactctttttaagaaatactgttctgtgctttttattagatactatgaaaaacccgagaaacccaaaaaaaaaccgaaaaaactgaaaaacccaaaaaaacccgaaaaatattaatatcgaaaaacctgacttttattgatttggtttgatttgtaaaaaatccgaaccaacccagTCCATATACACCCTATCtgcaaatattaaaaattactGTCAAATATTGTGAAAGAGAAACTGTTAACTAGAGTTATAAAATTGCTTGATTGTGGAACTTCACATACAAATACAAAGCTCAAGTTATTATCTAGCATCAGCTTAACTGAACTACAAAGGGTACACACTGCTTCTATGTAACAtctaaaaaatgaaaagtgCATCCTGCATCAGATTCTAAACCTTTTTTTCCATGTCGAATCAATGTTGTACATGAATCAAACATTGACCAAGACATTGTCTGGTGGATCTTTCACATCTCAGAAAAAGCTCGTCAGGGAAAAATCAAACCCAAGATCCTCATAAGATAGCTAATATGATTGATTATCACCAATGTAGAAGAATTTATAAGGAGCCTCAAATCAGATACTGCAGCTTACATGAATCATGGTATACCAACGCAAACCATTTTACTCCACTAACACTCCAGCGTCGAAGTCGAAGGTAGACAACGTGATCAGCTTAAGGAACTGACAAATTAAAGTGGAGCTATCTCCCCTTCCTCTAATTCATCTTCCATTGGTGAAACGTCATCAAGCAATGACCAATGCTTTTCTCCTGTCAGATCCTTCTCTTTCTTTAACAAAACTTCTAAATCAAACGTTATGCATGTATCACCAACTACGTCTTGATCACCTTTGCCCTCAACAACTGATGATGACGTGTCTAATGACTTGTTAGAGGTCTGGGATGATGCTGGATTTAACCTGGCACAATTCAAGAGATCTGAAATGTGTGGGTCTGATGATCCACCATCCCCTACATCCTCCTCCCTGAACATCACTCCCTTGGGACTTGGACTATCACCACAATCCAACTCTTTTGGCTCAACTTTTAGAGGAACGGAATATTTGATtacttcaaaatcataattgtGTGATGGCAGAAAAACATAAATGACAGGGTACTCCAAAATAACTTTATTGGCTAGTTGCTCACGCAATGGAGCTTTTGTATTTAACTGATAAAAAGGTGATTTTGAACCCTGCAATCAAAAACAAATATTGAACTCAGACATTTCCTTCAGCGTTATTTACTATAAATAGTTCATTCAAGGATCATATATACCCAAAAAAACACAAACAAAAGAcgatacacatcaaaagaagaaaaacaaaaacaggAAAGAAGATTGTACCCACGAGAAATAAATGAAGAGTAAGTAGAATCAAACCACCCAAACATTACTTAATAAACATCGAGGATCATGCAGCATGTGCTTTGACAGATGTCATTGTTATCCTAAAAACAAGACCAAGAGCCAATCTATTCAAAAAGTAAGGTCTCTTTCAGAGAAATTACATGAGCAGCTTGTTGCATCAAAACTGCATGCAAAGAAGAACAACATAATGGTTTTACACAGAACACGAGCATCAACTTAAATAGAAGACTATGTGCTTCctattgtaaaaataaaatacatgaccTACTTATTGAAGTTATCACGCCTTGAATTTAGAATAGAAATTACAAAAGGCAACAGTATTGTCTCTCTAAATGTGTCTTTTATCCAGAAGTTGAAACGTTGTACATAGATATATGTAGAGAACAGATTTCATAAAGCAACTTTGACTGTGCATACTCAAGAACAGGATCATATCAAACAAGGTTTAAAACAAAACAAAGAGAGAGACCTTTGGATGTTTGCGAATGAAAAGTTTAAGACAGTCCAAAGACTCTTCACAAAATTGCTTCAGTGGATGATTCCAGGGGCCAGGTTTCAAATGAGTCTCAAGCACAGAGCAGAGACTTGTGTTTTCATGTACTCTGcacaaaaacaataatataactaCTCGGAGCTTCTCAAGGTGATGCTAATAGTATGCAGATCAATACTATTCAGATCAAAATAGCGAATACTCTAGTAAACAAAAGGTATAAAGTTGGTCTAGGACATTTACCCATGGTCGATCAACACGACGTCTGTTGAATTAAACCGCCATTCAATTGTCCAAGATATGAACCTATTCCTGGGAGAAATACATAAAAGTGTTGTGCATTAAAATTTCTGAAAATATACTTATTCATACcaaaataagataataaatacCCATATCATTAGTTCACAAAGAGCAGGGGAAGAGGACGTCAATGAAGGACAAAGCAATACACTAATTCTTGTGGTTAAGAATGATGATAAATCAGCAGCCAAGTCTTGACTAAAGCTCAACTGTAGCAGAGTTCTCCAACAACTACAAGACAGTCCTCCCTAGAATGTTAAATTGAGAGCAGTTACATGGAAATCAGACATCGCCTCAGTAACAGGAACTTGGTAGTAAGAGGTTGATCAAGAGCATCATGCATgtaagagcccatttggattggcttataagttgcttatgagttgttttcagtttttttgagtgtttggttaGTCAACTTAACgccattttgtgcttaaaataagctcaaaaaaataattggatctgtttggcttagcttatctccaaaaaaaataagttgcgCTACCCCAGcttatttttttggcttataagttgttttcagcttgTAAATTGCTTTAAATAAGTTCAGCCAAACAGACACTAACTCAGGAAAGTAACTAAAGAAATCATTTAGAGGACATTAGACAAGCTATAATATGCATCCGACTCCCTTATCAAAAAGTGGTACGCATCTGACTACTTCTCAAGCAGTCCAAGCATAGCCTTTCATTGTGAAATTATTGCGTTCACTAAAAGTCCAGCTACAACAGCACCCTCTTCAGGGTATGCAATGTTCGAAAGACACACTTCCACCAATGACTTACGACATGACTCTTAACTTTCCTTAGACAAGAATCTCATCCACTACGAGTCTATGATACTATTGACACACACTAGCAGGAGCAGCTGGTCATGACTGAATGCACAAGAATATATTTATCAATGCCTCTCTAGGAAAGGCCTTTTCCATCGATGAAAGCTATGTAGCCCAACAACTATAAGCTTCAATCACATATTTGCACCAAATACTAAATCTGTCATGCATGCCCTATCATTCACGTGCGTGTTCTAAATACAAGTGTTATGCTGCATATGCCCTAGAAACCTACGATGCACCTCACCTCTGTGATAATGGCACACAAATGTATTATCATGTGGAGGCCATTTAGCAAAGCACCCCACATTGGGCCCTCCTACAAACCACTGGTCTGATGATCTTCACATAAGAGAATTTTTCCCAGATGAGGCGATTCAATTTCTCATGCATCCACCTAATAATGCAGGACAGGCCACAAATATATAAAATCGTAAGTTAAGCTAGCAAAGGGCAGTAAGACTCTTTTAAAGGAGAAGCATTGTGGAATAAGAAAGAAATCAGAGATCTAGAACATTTTTGAGGACCAAGTACTCcagataaataaaaatctgagaAGAGTACTAGAAACTCCAGTTTAACAATTAAATGAAAACcctttcatcaaaatattaataataaaccTATGGCTAAGATTTCTTTTCTACCTATTCAAATGCATGGAGTGATGCATTCTACATGACATTCATAATGAGCTACACTTAATTATGATTCCTATAAAGTCCTTTAAGTTTGCTATAAAAATGTGCTAGCTAGTAGCTCCAAGGGATCTTTTGGTAACCTACATTACTGAGTAATTTTGGTAGTCCCTCCCACCTTTTATGTGgcatacttt
This window encodes:
- the LOC129886931 gene encoding uncharacterized protein LOC129886931, whose amino-acid sequence is MEEAQESNPHPISSVECEECKSNPWKYKCPGCSIRTCSLPCVNSHKQRTACNGKKSLTHALPLSQFDDNLLLSDYNMLEDVKRFAESARRMRQRLCGYSHFKLPFPLKNLRRAAASRRTKINFLSSGMSKREKNQTYYNKRNRFISWTIEWRFNSTDVVLIDHGVHENTSLCSVLETHLKPGPWNHPLKQFCEESLDCLKLFIRKHPKGSKSPFYQLNTKAPLREQLANKVILEYPVIYVFLPSHNYDFEVIKYSVPLKVEPKELDCGDSPSPKGVMFREEDVGDGGSSDPHISDLLNCARLNPASSQTSNKSLDTSSSVVEGKGDQDVVGDTCITFDLEVLLKKEKDLTGEKHWSLLDDVSPMEDELEEGEIAPL